The genomic interval TCTAGGGATCCCCTCACCTCCTCGCTCAGCCCCTCACCGATCCCCAGGTCCTTTGGCTGAACGCCCACGATGAGAACCTCCCTCGGGTATCCGGTGAGCTCCCTAACCAGCCTCAAAAATTGGATTGGGGAGAGGGAGTGAGTGGAAGTCCTGATCTCCATGGTATCCAGCTCCTCCATGCTCCTCACGATCAGGCTGCCCGGCTCCCCGCCGAAGTCCACAGCATCAACTAGCACAAGCCTATCCAACCCCTGGAGCCTGTCGAGGATCTCGGAGATGTCAGGGCCGGATGCGATGACCTCAATCCCCCTGGCCCTGAGCTCATCGCACACAGCGAGCCCGAACCCGTCGTCAGACCTCATAACATTGCCGACGCAGAGCACCAGCGTCCTCATTCCCTCCTCAGCCTCACCAGGTGGACCGAGCAGGATATGCAGGGATCGTATGCCCTCACAAGCATCTCCAGCTTGAACCTCAGCTCCTCATCGCCCAGGCCCCTCAGGTTGCCGACCGCCGTCCTGATGTGGTCATCGATGTTGGCGGCGTTCTGGGCCGTCGGGGTAACTATGTTCGCGAAGATCACCCTTCCATCGTCGTCCAGCCTGTAGTGATGGTAGAGAAGTCCTCTGGGAGCCTCGACGGCGGCAATCCCCTTCCCGGCTCTCGGGGAGACCTCCACCATGAGCTCATCCTTCAGTCCCTCATCCAGCAGGCTGTTTATGAGGTCCACGGCCCTCTCAACGCTGTAAAGCAATTCTATGGCCTGAGCCAGGTTGTTGGAGAAGGGGTTGGCATCATCGATCTTCCCCTCCAACTTCCCGTAGGCCTCCCTCGCCTCGCCGTACAGCCTGCTCCTGTTGAGCAGCAACCTGGCCAGGGCACCTGTCATGAAGCTCCTCCCCTTGTAGCTGGAATGCTTCGCAGATGAATGCCCCACCGTGGTCTCATTAGTCAGCTCCATGTACCTCTCCACTGGATACCTCCCGCCGTCCGACACGAGGACGTAATCCCCTGAGTAGCCGTAGGCCTCTCCGGGATCCACCGCCATGTAGAGGTTGCTCCTCCTCGCAAAGCTCGGCATCTCAAGTGATGAGAAGACCCTAACGGCCTCTCTCGCGCCATCAATTGATTCCTCAAGCTGCCTCGCCAGCCTCTCAAGTTCCTCGCTCCTCGGAACCCTCGTGTAGCCCCCGGGCTTGGTGACCACACCGTGAACAGTTCTTCCCGTTATCGTCTCCTTTATCGCGTTACCGGCTCTCTTCACCTTGAGGGCCAGCTTCACCGTCTCCGGGTACTTTCCGGCCATGCTCACGGCATCCTCATATCCCAGGAAGTCGGGGAGTGCGAGGAAGAAGAGGTGCAGGGCATGGCTGTGTATCACATCGGAGATCAGCTGCAGCTCCCTGAGGACCTCGACCTGCCTGTCCACCCTCACCCCCATCGCCTTC from Candidatus Korarchaeota archaeon NZ13-K carries:
- a CDS encoding Ni/Fe hydrogenase subunit alpha yields the protein MWPSCWVWRGDLMREISVEHLARVEGHGSIEVVLEGDEVKRAFLRIYEGPRFFERILIGRRYYEVPDITARICSICPDPHQVVSSRAIEKAMGVRVDRQVEVLRELQLISDVIHSHALHLFFLALPDFLGYEDAVSMAGKYPETVKLALKVKRAGNAIKETITGRTVHGVVTKPGGYTRVPRSEELERLARQLEESIDGAREAVRVFSSLEMPSFARRSNLYMAVDPGEAYGYSGDYVLVSDGGRYPVERYMELTNETTVGHSSAKHSSYKGRSFMTGALARLLLNRSRLYGEAREAYGKLEGKIDDANPFSNNLAQAIELLYSVERAVDLINSLLDEGLKDELMVEVSPRAGKGIAAVEAPRGLLYHHYRLDDDGRVIFANIVTPTAQNAANIDDHIRTAVGNLRGLGDEELRFKLEMLVRAYDPCISCSVHLVRLRRE